Proteins found in one Toxotes jaculatrix isolate fToxJac2 chromosome 18, fToxJac2.pri, whole genome shotgun sequence genomic segment:
- the LOC121198561 gene encoding somatostatin receptor type 2-like codes for MDSWIFPSSPPNLSDHLMYDSFMQGNESDLHGNYTDHSFNRISTVVITCMYFLVCTVGLCGNALVIYVILRYAKMKTVTNIYILNLAVADVLFMLGLPFIAIQLALVHWPFGPVLCRVVMTVDSLNQFTSIFCLMVMSIDRYLAVVHPIKSTKWRKPRMAKTINLAVWGVSLMVNLPIVIYSGIITKHDGCFCTIVWPEPQEAYYTAFMFYTFILGFFLPLMVICLCYLFIIIKVKSSGIRVGSSKRKRSERKVTRMVSIVVAVFVFCWLPFYIFNVTSVTGTISTTPILRSTFAFVVVLGYANSCANPILYAFLSENFKKSFQNVLCLKKVGGLDEVERSDSRQDKSRMMNDPTETQSTLLNGDLQTSI; via the coding sequence ATGGACTCGTGGATCTTCCCATCATCCCCTCCGAACCTGTCGGACCACCTCATGTATGACAGCTTCATGCAGGGGAATGAGTCTGACCTCCACGGGAATTACACAGACCACAGCTTCAACAGAATCAGTACAGTGGTCATCACCTGCATGTACTTTCTGGTTTGCACTGTGGGGCTGTGTGGAAATGCCCTCGTCATCTACGTCATCCTGCGCTACGCCAAAATGAAGACAGTCACCAACATCTACATCCTCAACCTGGCGGTGGCTGACGTGCTGTTCATGCTGGGCCTGCCATTCATTGCCATCCAGTTGGCGCTGGTCCACTGGCCCTTTGGTCCCGTACTCTGCAGGGTGGTGATGACCGTCGACTCTCTGAACCAGTTCACTTCCATCTTCTGCCTGATGGTCATGAGCATCGACCGCTACCTGGCTGTGGTGCATCCAATCAAGTCCACAAAGTGGCGCAAGCCTCGCATGGCCAAGACTATCAATTTAGCAGTGTGGGGGGTGTCGCTGATGGTTAACCTGCCCATTGTTATCTACAGCGGCATCATCACAAAACATGACGGCTGTTTTTGCACCATCGTGTGGCCTGAGCCTCAAGAAGCCTACTACACCGCGTTCATGTTCTACACCTTCATCCTGGGCTTCTTTCTGCCCCTCATGGTTATCTGCCTTTGCTActtgttcatcatcatcaaagtgAAGTCCTCAGGCATCCGTGTGGGCTCCTCCAAGAGGAAGCGCTCGGAGAGGAAGGTGACTCGGATGGTGTCCATTGTGGTGGCAGTGTTTGTCTTCTGCTGGCTGCCTTTCTACATCTTCAACGTCACCTCAGTAACAGGCACCATCAGCACCACTCCCATCCTGAGGAGCACTTTTGCTTTTGTGGTGGTACTAGGATACGCTAACAGCTGCGCCAACCCCATCCTCTATGCTTTCTTGTCAGAGAACTTCAAGAAGAGCTTCCAGAATGTTCTCTGTCTTAAGAAGGTGGGAGGGCTGGATGAGGTTGAACGCAGCGATAGCCGGCAGGATAAATCTCGCATGATGAATGATCCGACGGAGACCCAAAGTACTCTGCTGAATGGCGACCTGCAAACCAGCATCTGA